Proteins from one Clostridia bacterium genomic window:
- the polX gene encoding DNA polymerase/3'-5' exonuclease PolX — MDKRDIVQILEEIALLLDLKGENPFKIKAYVNAARSIELLDGDLKSYINEGKLDDIKGVGKAITEKLTELVTTGRLEYYEELKKSIPVGLLEMLTIPGVGPKKVKVLYEKLDVKSIGELEYACIENRLLSLAGFGKKTQENILKGIMHVKTYKGQHLFGDVYQEAMAVKETLLANPITKECDLGGSLRRRKEVVKDIDIVASTTQPAKLMDYYTSLPQVEEVVSKGETKSTVRLKSGINMDLRVVDIKEFPYALNHFTGSKEHNTAIRHRAKAMGIKVNEYGLFRGEELLPCNSEEEIYRVLGLRYIPPELRENTGEIEAAEKEELPELLTRKDIKGTFHMHTVYSDGSGSIEEMVEEAIRLGFQYIGITDHSRAAYYARGLNIDEVKRQVEEIDAINQRHKNFRVFKGIESDILPDGSLDYDDEVLKLFDFVIAAVHSNFKMEKDRMTERLVNALKNRYTIMLAHPTGRILLAREEYELDINAVIDAAAEYGKVVEINADPHRLDLDWRNLKYAKEKGVKISINTDAHSIQGLSNISYGVGIARKGWLEKQDVINTMDIAEMERFLEGVKYEKHR, encoded by the coding sequence ATGGATAAAAGAGATATAGTACAGATTTTAGAGGAAATCGCACTGCTACTGGATCTAAAAGGGGAAAATCCATTCAAGATTAAAGCGTATGTCAATGCTGCCAGGTCAATAGAGCTTTTGGACGGGGACCTGAAGAGTTATATAAATGAAGGAAAGCTGGATGACATAAAGGGTGTAGGTAAGGCCATAACCGAAAAGCTCACTGAGCTTGTGACAACAGGACGGCTGGAATATTACGAAGAGCTTAAGAAGTCTATTCCTGTAGGATTATTAGAAATGCTTACGATACCTGGAGTGGGACCCAAAAAGGTGAAGGTGCTCTATGAGAAACTGGATGTAAAATCTATCGGAGAGCTTGAATACGCATGCATAGAGAATCGGCTCCTATCGCTTGCAGGCTTCGGTAAAAAGACCCAGGAAAATATATTAAAAGGCATTATGCATGTGAAGACCTATAAAGGTCAACATCTCTTTGGAGATGTATATCAGGAAGCAATGGCGGTAAAGGAAACGCTGCTGGCCAATCCTATTACAAAGGAATGTGACCTTGGAGGAAGCCTGCGAAGGAGGAAAGAAGTAGTCAAGGACATAGACATAGTTGCCAGTACTACCCAGCCTGCAAAGCTGATGGATTATTACACCTCACTACCCCAGGTTGAGGAAGTTGTTTCAAAGGGTGAAACAAAGTCTACAGTCAGGCTCAAGAGTGGCATCAATATGGATTTGAGGGTAGTAGACATCAAAGAATTTCCATACGCACTTAACCATTTCACAGGAAGCAAGGAGCACAACACGGCTATTAGGCATAGAGCAAAGGCAATGGGAATAAAGGTGAATGAGTATGGACTTTTCAGAGGTGAAGAGCTTTTACCCTGCAATAGTGAAGAAGAAATATACAGGGTATTGGGATTACGATATATACCACCGGAACTAAGAGAGAACACTGGTGAGATTGAAGCCGCAGAAAAAGAGGAATTGCCTGAGCTTTTGACAAGGAAAGATATTAAGGGCACTTTTCATATGCATACCGTTTACAGCGACGGCTCCGGCAGCATTGAAGAAATGGTTGAGGAGGCAATAAGGCTGGGATTTCAATATATAGGTATAACTGATCACAGCAGAGCTGCTTATTATGCAAGAGGTCTGAATATCGATGAGGTAAAGCGGCAGGTGGAAGAAATTGATGCAATAAATCAGAGACATAAGAATTTCAGGGTTTTTAAAGGGATTGAGTCGGACATACTGCCTGATGGTTCTCTTGATTATGATGATGAGGTATTGAAGCTTTTTGATTTTGTCATTGCAGCGGTGCACTCAAATTTTAAAATGGAAAAAGATAGAATGACAGAAAGACTTGTAAATGCTTTGAAGAACAGGTATACTATAATGCTAGCCCACCCCACGGGTAGAATACTTCTAGCCAGGGAAGAATATGAATTGGATATCAATGCGGTGATAGATGCTGCAGCAGAATATGGCAAGGTGGTTGAGATTAACGCAGATCCTCACAGGCTGGACTTGGACTGGAGGAATTTGAAATATGCCAAGGAAAAGGGTGTAAAGATATCTATTAACACCGATGCGCACAGTATTCAAGGATTAAGCAATATATCTTATGGCGTGGGCATCGCAAGAAAGGGCTGGCTGGAAAAGCAGGATGTCATAAATACCATGGATATAGCAGAGATGGAGAGATTTTTGGAGGGGGTAAAATATGAGAAGCATAGATGA
- a CDS encoding B12-binding domain-containing radical SAM protein, protein MQKKILLSAVNAKYIHSNLAIRYLKKYCEAQIEGINIAEFSINDNINNILKQLYNSGADIYGFSCYIWNISLMRSICSSLKKAKPDAVIILGGPEVSYDSASILRDNPFIDYVVVGEGEETLLDLLGCITDGKCNISSIPGIAYREGANVVINQKRPLIACLDAIPFPYDSFDEFENKIVYYETSRGCPFNCQYCLSSTIHGVRYLSIDRIRQDIKGFINAGVRQVKLVDRTFNCDIDRSIEIMQYIMELKSTTNFHFEIAADLINERFLQTVEKAPEGMFQFEIGVQSTNPMTLSEIDRTMNFGKVGQNVRKLLAFKNAHIHLDLIAGLPYEDIKSFEKSFNDVYDFKPDMLQLGFLKLLKGSGIRESCVEYGMEHHDFPPYEVISTKWLSYKELLVLKDIENVLEQYYNSGRFKHTLDFLLMSLAVTPFDFYHRLSDYWNSKGHFNSSKGVSELYTILKHFVADQYAGRLDSAGCSLLNEYLKLDWLLYSRSGSMPESIDRYNHALLKDRLQEYLNDSVINMEGFEEYKNMPMRELLKHIGYEVFAWNIFGITPSPDETAMFYKLNQKTNRKNPFFIILPLKEIIHKG, encoded by the coding sequence ATGCAAAAAAAGATATTGCTAAGTGCAGTTAACGCCAAATATATACACTCCAACCTTGCTATAAGATATTTGAAAAAATACTGTGAAGCTCAAATAGAAGGAATTAACATAGCTGAGTTCAGTATAAATGACAACATAAACAACATCCTAAAGCAGCTGTATAACTCCGGTGCTGATATATACGGCTTCTCCTGCTATATATGGAACATCAGCCTGATGCGCAGTATTTGCAGCAGTCTGAAAAAAGCCAAGCCTGATGCTGTAATCATATTGGGAGGTCCCGAGGTCTCTTATGATTCCGCAAGCATCCTTAGGGATAATCCATTTATAGATTATGTAGTTGTAGGAGAAGGTGAAGAAACACTGCTTGACTTGCTTGGCTGCATCACAGATGGTAAGTGTAATATCTCCAGCATACCCGGAATAGCTTACAGAGAAGGAGCAAATGTTGTCATCAACCAGAAAAGACCTCTTATTGCTTGCTTAGATGCAATCCCCTTTCCTTATGACAGCTTTGATGAATTTGAGAATAAGATTGTCTACTATGAGACCAGCAGGGGTTGCCCCTTTAACTGCCAGTACTGCCTTTCCTCCACAATACACGGGGTAAGGTATCTTTCAATAGATAGAATCAGACAAGATATAAAAGGCTTTATAAACGCAGGGGTAAGACAGGTTAAGCTGGTTGACAGGACCTTTAACTGTGATATTGACCGTTCCATAGAAATTATGCAATATATAATGGAGCTAAAGTCCACAACCAACTTTCATTTTGAAATAGCTGCCGACCTTATTAATGAGCGCTTCCTGCAAACAGTTGAAAAAGCCCCTGAGGGTATGTTCCAATTTGAAATAGGAGTTCAATCCACCAACCCAATGACTCTATCCGAAATAGACAGAACAATGAATTTTGGCAAGGTGGGACAAAATGTACGCAAGCTCTTAGCCTTTAAGAATGCTCATATCCACCTGGACCTTATTGCCGGACTTCCATATGAGGATATTAAAAGCTTTGAGAAATCCTTCAATGATGTGTATGACTTTAAGCCCGATATGCTCCAGCTTGGTTTTTTGAAGCTATTGAAGGGTTCTGGCATAAGAGAAAGCTGCGTCGAATACGGTATGGAGCATCACGACTTTCCTCCCTATGAGGTAATAAGTACTAAATGGTTGTCTTACAAAGAGCTTCTTGTGTTAAAGGATATCGAGAATGTACTTGAGCAATATTACAACAGCGGGAGATTCAAGCACACACTGGATTTCTTACTTATGTCGCTTGCAGTCACTCCCTTTGACTTTTATCACAGACTGTCAGACTATTGGAACTCCAAAGGGCACTTCAATTCATCAAAGGGTGTAAGTGAGCTCTATACGATTTTGAAACATTTTGTCGCTGATCAATACGCGGGAAGGCTCGATTCCGCGGGATGCAGCCTGCTGAATGAGTACCTCAAGCTGGATTGGCTGCTATACAGCAGGAGCGGCAGCATGCCTGAGTCAATTGACAGATATAACCATGCATTACTAAAAGATAGGCTGCAGGAATATTTGAATGACAGCGTCATTAATATGGAAGGCTTTGAGGAATACAAGAATATGCCCATGCGTGAATTATTGAAGCATATAGGATATGAGGTATTCGCTTGGAATATTTTTGGCATTACCCCCTCTCCAGATGAGACCGCGATGTTCTATAAATTAAACCAGAAAACAAACAGAAAGAATCCTTTTTTCATCATCCTTCCCCTTAAGGAAATTATTCATAAGGGATAA
- a CDS encoding ferritin-like domain-containing protein gives MYNNIHGSNSNYGDYDRKLIDLLREAMLDERKDHRKYRKMMEMTDNKEIIAQINYAYEDEAKHYDMFQEIYEELAGTDIQVQLPEQEHLGRFIDAIKSSINGELEAVELYREIRAMLRGKKYRDMLYEIITDEQEHATRFVYLYAMLR, from the coding sequence TTGTATAATAATATCCATGGCAGTAACAGCAATTACGGAGATTATGATAGAAAGCTTATAGATTTACTCAGGGAAGCGATGCTAGATGAGCGGAAGGATCACAGGAAATACAGAAAAATGATGGAAATGACTGATAATAAAGAAATAATAGCGCAAATAAATTATGCTTACGAGGATGAAGCCAAGCATTATGATATGTTCCAAGAAATTTACGAAGAGCTTGCCGGTACCGACATTCAGGTTCAGCTTCCTGAGCAGGAGCATCTGGGCAGATTTATAGATGCTATAAAGTCAAGCATCAATGGAGAACTTGAAGCAGTTGAGCTGTATAGGGAAATTAGGGCAATGCTCCGAGGGAAAAAATATAGGGATATGTTGTATGAAATAATTACTGACGAGCAGGAGCATGCGACAAGGTTTGTATATCTATATGCAATGTTAAGATAA
- a CDS encoding zinc dependent phospholipase C family protein: MDVIERAYGKTFKTILWAVNPLKKVFKKTLCEVHVFINEQAIEILKNDGFQEAYELYTLNKGCLNDGAVWVDQDFKSREHFYNPYTHRGLYGCKSSKQRFQKYYGCALVHWDCGDKDKAMFYLGAAVHLIQDSTIPQHGNVKLLKSHRKYEQWIHKVHDDFLHYSVSKGGIYYDNPNDYIESNSKIAITAHKKYSLIKNPEDKFFRIANKTFPLAQQTTAGCLLNFYNRINE; this comes from the coding sequence ATGGACGTTATTGAAAGAGCCTATGGGAAAACATTCAAGACGATATTATGGGCTGTCAATCCGTTAAAAAAGGTATTCAAAAAGACCTTGTGCGAGGTTCATGTCTTTATTAATGAGCAAGCTATTGAAATACTTAAGAATGATGGATTTCAAGAGGCATATGAGTTATATACCTTGAACAAGGGTTGCCTGAATGACGGGGCTGTGTGGGTAGATCAGGACTTTAAGAGCAGGGAGCATTTCTACAATCCATACACTCACAGGGGATTATATGGCTGCAAGTCGTCAAAGCAAAGGTTTCAGAAGTATTACGGATGTGCGCTTGTACATTGGGATTGTGGAGATAAGGATAAAGCAATGTTCTATCTTGGTGCAGCTGTGCATTTGATTCAGGATTCAACAATTCCGCAGCATGGGAACGTTAAGCTCTTAAAAAGCCATAGGAAGTATGAACAATGGATTCACAAGGTTCATGATGATTTTCTCCATTATTCAGTTTCAAAGGGGGGAATCTACTATGACAACCCCAATGACTATATCGAATCAAATTCAAAGATAGCAATTACAGCACACAAGAAATACTCATTAATAAAAAATCCTGAAGACAAATTTTTCAGAATCGCCAACAAGACCTTTCCCTTGGCACAGCAAACAACGGCAGGGTGTCTGTTGAACTTCTACAACAGAATAAATGAATAA